CTGTTTATAATGATCAAGTGAACCAGCAACTAAATTGACACAATACTACACTCTAAAAAACATATCACGATTCCCGGCCTAAATGTTGGACAACATATTACAATTTACATTAAGGTTTTTTGAAAAACACAAGCAATTTAGAGTGATGTTTGATCACATCTATGTGAAAAATACTAAGTATGAAATTGATTACAAATTTTAGATTTTCTTTCCTCATTTGTGCTATGTGATTTGTATTTTTAGTATATAATTATTTGATAACTACTTGGATTAAAAATATGAATAGTGTGTAGCCTTACTTGTAGACTGCAAATTTGTTGTATGGATGCATTAGAGGACATTTTACACATTAAATTGTAGGTAGGTAACTAACTAATAGATGTGATGGAAGTTCATATACAATGCTGAcctttttataaataattttaattcaaataaaaaaattaaaattttacctCCAAATAAATGTAGACCTCACTTCTTTTgggagcactttcttcattgtttcctgtaatataaatatttaatattttaaaattaaaaattgaaaatgatTCATGACTTCTGTTAAACCTTGTATATGGATCAATTTTTTTCTTAAGGAAAAAAATTCATGTTAACAATTTTAGGCTATATCTTAATAAAAAAATCTAAAATCGAACTTAATGTAATTTGATTTACCGtaatataataaataaacataGATGTGTACATATAAGCATGTAACACTTAATCATGGTTTGAATCAAGTTCTTCTTCTGGTATGATTACACTaaacataaaataatttttttttgtttaagAAAATCTGAACACAAAAAATCAAGATGATTTAAAATGTAATCATAATAAAGTATACATTCATTACTTTGTAAAATGACCCATTTCCGAGCacaaatacacacacacatatatatatatatatattaaaaattgatTCAGATGACGGGGTAAGTCGATTCATATTAAAATTAAGATGGTTAGCATTTTATAATTATAACTGGTTATAATTGGGAAAAGTTGGAAAAATTTACCAATATAGGAAAAATTTTAATTGTATTATTCCTGTTTTTGATGATTTTATTGAGTTATAACTCAAAAATAGTATACTACTAGAACAATTAATTCAATTTTGGTATAATAGGAATGATAGGATAgcaaatatattttaaaattttgagatTATATTGTTCAATGATTTTATTGAGTTACAGTTCAAAAATAGTTAGAGTATTAGAACggtgatttaattttttaaaaatttattagtTAAAGGATGGATGGATGATGCAAAGTGGTCACACGAGGACGTGGGAGCGACTTTCAGCACATAAACATAATCGAAAAAAAATTAACAcaaaaattctaaaattcatgAAAAATACTTAATTCAGACGCTCATATTAATCTTAATAATTGATTGGAGTGGGTAATGAAAGATGCATGAATCCCAATACAATCCACTCGCACAATTTTTCTCTATTGCTATGTCCAATTAAGGTACCAATGAATGATGAAAAATGGTTTGATGAGGAAGATGTGGGATTTGAGCATATAAACACAAACAAAATGTTAAAAAACCTAAAATCTTATCTTCAAGGATTCATGAAAAAATTGTTAATTCAGAGGCTCAGAATCTTACGAGTTGATTGAAGTAGATACCGAAAGATCTACAGATCTGAACATATTCCATTTGCACAATTTATGTTTCTTTCTATATCCAAGCAATTGGTTGAGAATCGTCCAACAATCTACAACAAGAACGATTGACCGTGAATTGTCCAACGATCTGGAACAAGAACGATTATACAAACGTGTGCTCTCTCAGTGTTTCTCTCACTTGTGGGCGGCTAAGTATTTCACAGTATATGATATGAGTAATATTATTTTGAGAAGGAAATACATTTTGTGTGTATATAAAGGCAAGAGGAAAATCATATTTCCCTAAAGTGTTCAATAAAATTACTATTCCAACCCTCTATATCATATTTacaattttgtaattaatttatataattttatctAGTTAAATGTGAAATAATGTTATATTCGTAACTAGTATTTTTACAAACCATTTAGTACAATATATTTAACCAACTTGAAAGGCATGAAGAAATTTAAAAAAGGAAATATTTACTTTCTACTCTTTTTTGGATAATAACCTTGTAACTAATTTTTTGACATTAACTTAAACACGGTATATTAATatacatattaaaaaaattacGATGAGTAATGAGAAGAACTCCCTTCATCCAGTTTTTCCTTTTCATTAATCagaattcatattttattcaatCAAACAAAAAAGGGTGATAATTGTGCTAATATAAAATTGAGACAATGATATTCACGCTCTATTTATCATAATTATTGGATCGGACAAATCATTTGGGATAAGAAAAAAATAGTAGAAATGGACAACAAGACTAAAATGGACCGAGTGTATATACCATTACAAAAAAAGTATAGTTCGGTGTAACACGTAAAATGGTCTAATATATGAAATTTACCAAATTCGATTCTCTAAGACATTAGACTTCTTTTACTTAGATTATATTCAAGAATATCGAATATCCTAGAGTTATATCACTATCTTCAATGGAAGATCAAGAACATAGGTATTCTACATAGTACTCATATTAATATACGACGTTTTTTTACTTTTTCCAAACTTTCTAATATTCTTTTAAATTGTAAGAACGATAACTACAATTTTATAAACTTGCACGAACTTTGTGGAATCATGATTTAAAGAAAAGTCTACAGAACATAGGATTTCATGTTCAATTGTTAGGTTCAAATCACATATATTTGAGAGGTGAAGTTGTCTCTTGGTGAAGAAAAAAATGGTCAAAGGTAAAGAATAATGATTTTAAATTTGCCTTATTTAGTTTGAAAGAGTATCGACAAGACTTTTTATTTATCCTAAATTTCTAACAACTATTGTGTTCCTCCCATGTTAAGTTGTTCACTCATGGGTGTAAATTTATTAATGTGTTCTATTATGTTAGAATTAGGTGTGTAGATCTATTAAAGTATTTTGTTGTTCGTTTATGAAGATGTTATTGGTATTTCATGTTCATCAAGGGCATGGGTGTAGATTGATCATCAAGGTACTCTGTTAACGAGAATATCCTATTGTTGAGGCTCTTTAAGCATATATATTTCTATTTACTACTAAGAAGCAGGCACCCAAAAAATCTtctaaaaatattcaaaatactACCCTGCTACTCTAAACAAACAAAATAAAGATATGTTTACACAAAATCCGAACCACAAGATCAAAATCAAATCAACCGTAATTAGTAGGACTCTCTAGTTCTCTCACTAAGCAGGGATTTCTTTTGAAATTCCTACAATTTATATGTATGTATTATATGAGTAAAATTCTATGAAGACCATGTTTTTCTTGGAGACCACGGAGACCACTTATGTTTTGATaactaaaatcttgcataaacattataaaatgtaatattttacgaattatgttctacaaagatcattattttattcaaaatattgaATATCATACATGTACTTGCATGTAGAACATTACAAAATGTGTTATCCTacgaaacatgtttagtttgcaaaAAAAATTGTTTAGATTGCAGAATATACacattatacttattaaacttaaatgatattcaataattttaataaattagtgATATTCATAAACATACTTcagaaaataatatatttcatagggttttgattgcagaacataggTGGTCTCCGTGGTCTACAACAAAAATGTGGtgactcatatatatatatatgcatttttTCAAATAGAAATAATCCTTAAAATGAAAACTAgaaaataacttttaaaatttGTATTAAGCTTTCTTTATTTTTAACACTAACATTTTACTAGTTCACACAATAACtttcctaattttaaaatttagcCCTCCACGTTAGTAGGGACCCACCGCTACTAGAAATAGTGTGTACGACATCACCCTtttaacatcggttagaaatttcactgatgttaaaagcagttttaacatcggtcgcttcaaaaccgatgttaaaggtaTTGTCAGACATCGGTATCTTAACTAACCGATGTTTATAAtcgttttttaaaaaaaaaaaggTCCGCTTGTTTCTTTCCCCCATTAATACACCAAAAAATTCCCGGCTTAACCAAAAATTTTATTCTCAGTTTTTCCGGTGCCCCCTccctctctcattctctcttctcttttctctcctctctctcactGTCTCATCTCTCTTCTCTCAGTCTCTCTTCTCCCTCATCTCTCACTGCCTCTCTTCTCAATCACTCTCTCTAAACCTAATTATACCCCTATTTGTACTAACCTTTAATTAAACGTGATTAATTCCTAAATCGAGCTCGATTGGTGCTAAATAATCTTGAAAGAAGTTGGGTCTACTCAATTTATGTGAGAAAAGTaagtttatttcgaatttattttcaaattttatgtttttattttaataaagttTTGTTTACAGGTCTTTGGAGCTTTGTTAGTGTTAAAAGAAATTGGGTACTAGTTTTATTTTAATAAAGTTTTGTTTTACTCGAGCTTTCGCTCTTTTGTTTACTCTAAtattcatttcactaccactaGTTTTGTTCCGTCGAGTAGGTCAATACAAATAATCAATGTAGACCTCTCTCGTACATACATTAGCTATGTTCCAGTTTAGTGATCCCTGTATCCGTGTTCTTTGTTTTTTGTTTTAAAGAATCATTAAGGTTTTGTTCAGCAGTATCAGTTCTGTTAGCATTGGTGTTTGTGGGGATATGCTCAGGAATGGCAATCTCAGCACTCTTAGAAGGCAAAACAAATACACCAAAGCTCATACCTCAGTTGGACAATCGAGCCTCCTTCTTTAACCTCTTCGCTTCATCTCCAGTCACCGTCACTACATTCACTTTTCACTTCAATGGTTAGTTGCAACTAATAGAAACAAGTACTCTTATAAATGACACTAATTTTCTGAGGAAATTACTTATGAAAATGTTTTTAATTTCAGTTCATATTATTGGAGGGGCGCTTAGGGAAGCATCAGATATGACCTCAGTTGTTCGAATTTCTCTAGTACTTTGCTCAGGAATCTACTTTACCATTGGGATCTTCAGATACCTGTTGTTTGGGGATTCCATTATGGCAGACATACTTGTAAATTTTGATCAGGGTTTCCAGAAGTTAAAGCTACCCTTGTGATATGTCctcttgttgttgtgatttaatGGGTAAATGAGATTGATCGATTTAACTTAAGAGGTAGCAACAAGGTGCTAGTGTGTCATGGAGGCAACAGAGGCAAAACCCTTCATGAATTCTCAGATTATGATTTTGTTATTACTACATATTCTATTGTTGAAGCTGAGTAGAGGAAAAATGTTATGCCAGCTAAACATAAGTGCATTTGGTGTGGAAAGTTATTATTTTATGAACATAAGATATCTATTCACCTGAAATATTTTGGCGGTCTAAATGCTATTAGAACTAATAAGCAGTCGAAACAGAAGAAGGGTAAGAATCCTGAACTAAACAGATCAGAGAAAGGCAAGGGTGTTGAGTCGGTGGATGAAGGAAAGGAGGAGTCTTCAAAGAAAGGGAAGCATTACAACAAGGATAAGACTTTTGGAGCTGGTTCTTCTACCAACAAGTCGGAAGGAGTTGAATATGGATCCTGTAACGGCAAATCTACTTTACACTCCGTGAAATGGGATCGTATTATACTGGAAGAGGTGAGTAGGTGGTTACTGTTAGAAATTATTTCATACTTGGCTGGTCTGATTTCTTATCTCATGTGTGTGGATATGTACATATTTAATTCATCTTTCTCACGGTTACTCTTTTTTGCATCTCTTTGAATCCAGATGATGTAGAATAAATTAGGAGCTGCTCTAATCATTTTTTTTGTCCAAATTTAAGCTTATAAGTGTATTTTTTCTGGTCAAGAGTGTCACCAAATTTCTTACTTATAGCTGCTACTACAGCAGGAAGCATCCATTGGGATGACTTTTGTTCGGATGGGATTTTTCACAACAAATTGTATGTTTGATAAATTCCTGAATCGGCTACTGGTGATACCCCTTTCTACTCTAGCAGGACTATCGAGAAGTGTTATTGATTATTTGTTTTGTCAGGAGCCACATTCCAAATTACCGGATTTTTTAGTGTTCATAATAAGGTAAGTTTCATATATTGCTTCGCTacactattatttatatatttttgtaattGAGATGAAAGGCTCTACAAACATATTGTGATGTGACACGACCCTGGCTAATTTGGTAAAGTTGTTTTAGATAGATTCTCTTCTTCTCACTCTAGCAGCTACAACCAAGCCTTAATCAGTGATTTTTTTCTTATCTTGAAAGCTCTTTGAATTACCCTATTTCGAATTATTGATTTAGTTGAGCTGAGAGCAATGGTTCCTAATCAAGGTCCAGGACACCCTACTTTAGTCATTATCCGAGCTGTTGAGCAAATTATGAGAGAGAATTTATTCAACTGTAAAAGTTTTAAAGCAATAGCGGCTAGAGATAACTTTTTAATTTCAGCTTTGTGCTAAATATTCGGTTGTATTGCTTTTAGACTGATTATTAACTCATATTGCTCTGCGACTAGAGAACACAAAGGCAAGATCTATGAAGTCATTGACAAAGCTAGAGCTTTTGTGGAAGTTGTACGTGATGCTACGAACTTTGCTTCAGCTGATACTATTTATGGTTTCGCAGCATATCCATCTGGGGAGAATTGCTTGGGGAATGCGCCTTTAGTGAGCTAGATAGGTTAGGAATGTAATTGTAAGTAGATAGTTTTTGATGTTGATgtagatgtagatatagaaaaaTGTTGTTTGAATGCTGATATATAAGTTTTTTGGTATATATTTGTTCTCttttaagattattttttattGATATAGCTTTTAATTATTAAATGGGTTATTCTAATTGAGAGCTTTGTTTCTGTATTCAATGGGTTATCCTCATTGAGAAACTTTGGAGGTAATTCTCCAATTTAAAGTTGTATGCTTGGAATCACTTACCTTGTAGTCTGGTGGATCAATTATCATGTAATCCGATGGATTATCGTCCTTGGTGGATAAGAGGGTAAGCCAAGGCTATACCTATACCTAAATTCAAGTGAGACATGTAATAATCGGAAATACCTAAAATCGTCCTTGCACGTGTTATATTCACAGAGTCTATTTACTCATCAAGAATCATGTATCTGGAAATTCCTACCATTCATTAGAGTTTACATTACCTATTTATGGCACCTTAGTGTGTGTATAAATGTCTAATAACATTTAATTGTGTTGTTTACAGGGGATGTATTATTAGGAAACCAGCCGGACAGACCAGTTCACTTGGGAGTACTGCAAGAATGGTTTGGCATCCACTGGTGGAACACTCGAGCTTTCGCTCTTTTGTTCACTctaaaattcaagtgagacatGTAATAATGGGAAATACCTAAAATCCCAATAATATATGTAGGCCTTGGTTCATTGTGACTAGGCCTTATTGTTTGGTATTTTCAGACCGAGTTGGAGTCATAGTTAGATTTGGAGTCGATTCGGGAGTTTTTGTATTAAACTTggattaaataaaattaaattaaaaatatgatatttttataaCCATACAAATTAATGAGCATGttcaatttttaattaaattaatttaatatctaaataattaaaacaataaAATTAGTTGTTGACCTCTAATTGAAGATGAAACAAAATTGAGTAATGAATTCATTGCTAAACTCTATTTCAATACGTCATTTTTATGTTAAGATTTTAGCGACACCAATGATTTAACCAATGTAAAAGTTTTACTTAATTCATTTCAGTTAATACTTTTTTTAGTTGGTAGTTCTACTCAAAATTTTGTTGTAATACAACCTCTATTTTTTTATATAACGCTTTAATTTTTGCACATATTTCAATCCGCTTATTtagaaatataattttttaaattgtttttgtgaattaaaatacttatcTATTTTTATTCGCAGAAAGAAAATTGTGCAAATAAACTTTATCTGCCTAGTTAAAAAACATTGAAATGTGTGTAAAAGTTAAAGCGTCATATAAAAAGGGGGTAATGATTTAGCTCAATGCCAGTTATCATGTGAAAATTCCTTAGTATAAAAAACTAATAAGTTTACATAAGTTCATAAAGAGTTTTTTACAGTTAAGCATCGTGCGTGCATGAGTTCGTCACTATGTGAGTTATCATCAAGAAGCACTTAAATTTTACTTTATTGTATTTGACTGGTTAACTACATATCACAACCGGCGTTTCTTCAACACTTTACATCCTCCGCTCTTCTATTTTTTAAGTATGCAATACAACATTTTACATTCATTCAATCAATTATACAAACATGAGCAAGTTAGCTAGGCTACAGCTAATTTGTAATCCGCATCCTTCAGAGTTTCTCGATTGATTGTTTTCTCTATTGTATCAAGTTACACATGGACGGATTTAAGGTGGGCATGGGTGGCCATAGTCCCCTCAAAACCTCTTCATGAGCTTACAATGTTCCAAATTATGTATAAAAATTGATTAGATAGTGTATTTCGTCCTCCCATAAATTTATGATCCCCATATAAATTCACAAATCTTGGAGCATCTCCAACAATGGATTGCCAAAATAGTTGTTAACCTTGTCAAATCATCATggatattaatattttattttcactcaATTTCATATTAACTTGGCAACATTGTACTCCAATAGTTAGTAACATTTGTAGTCcctaaattaaattataaataactCAAAAACTAAAAAAAGTATTATTAATATACACattttatacttatatatataggATCTTACTCCACTGAGAACCTGTTTTATTGTGAAATATGAGATTCAATCATAACCACTGattcttatatattatttaataCTTTACCACacattaattttttaatatttaaatattttatcacCCTATTCTTTCAAATTCCACCACCTGCCGCCTCCAACCACCGCCGACCTCCATTTTAGGCGACCAACATTTCCGGCGACCACCAATAATCATCACCGTCAAATATAATATCACTTACGACCAGAGAATGAAAAATCACCAAAATAAGAAATCACCATCATAATAGCAGAAATCACTCTATCTGACCACCGGTAAACAGAAAATTACCGTCGGAGAAAAAAATCACCACAATTGATCACTTCCTCTACCCACCAGATCCGGCCACTAACTCCATCATTAACTCCAATTACCAATATCATTACCAAAACCACCAAATTTAATTAAAGAACACcacatttaaaaaaaaaattttcaCAATATCACTACCACGAGCATATATACAAACCACCAATTACATAAGAATCACCAAATACAAGCCAAAATCACCACAATTAAATTAAAATGACTAATACACAACAAAGAAAATGCAATTTTGTGATAAATTATATCCGTACATGATAAAAGGCTAGTGGAATTTTTGTGATCAAAAATATAAATCGGAGGCTATGTATATCTTTGTAGTCGTTAATTTTTAAGTGAAAGACGTCGGCGGCGATGAGGATGGAGCTGGAGGTAGGGGATgaagatggagagagagagaggggggagggggaaggtgagagagagagatgaaagTCCGAAAATGAGTGATGGAGCGGCGACGGCATCGGGTGGAGGAggtggagagagagagagagcaaaGGTTGGGGTTGTGTTGATGAGAGGGACTGATAAAGAAATTTTTGGGTTGGAACAATAATTGTGTGGTGGGGATTAAaagaaatttataaaaaatttaaaatagaGGGCTGAGATAGTTCTCATATCTCACGTTTCTCATTTGACCaactccctatatatatatatatagggaatTGCTCAAATGAGAACCTCTATTTtggtgagatatgagatctaatctcggcccttaatttttattaattttttataatcTAAACCACACATTTCTTATCCCTTCTTCCTTCCTGCCAATTTCATCTCCTCCGTTTCTCTCACCTCTCACCTGCCACAAATCATTCACACACACTTATATACATACATAATATATCCACCTTCTACACTCTCCTCTCTCCACCGCCCCCACCCTCCGCCACCCGCCGTCGCAGCCGCCTCATCAAACTTCCACCATTTCTTTTCACCTCCGCCACCACCATCCACCATTGCCGCCTGACCTCCTCTACATCTTTTACAATACACATCACATACCTCTTTTTAAACTCCAACTCATCAACTCTCTACACTGCTTGTTTTCTTTCCCACCGGAACATTCACCGTCGATGCCGGAATCTCAATCCTTAACAACCACTTCAGTTTCAAAATCACTGATGACGGAGATTTACATGGCATCCTCTATACCCCCATTGTAAAAAATTCGTTCAACCTGTACATATTTAATTTATCACAActtttgtttttgtgttatgcAACATCTCTGTAGTTTTAATTAGTTAATTAGAGTTTATGATGATTGTTGGGAATGATTGAGGTCGTCTAATGATTTTTCGGTTGTGTGATTCGATTTTGGTGCTTATAGTTTATTCGTTGGtgatttaaatttaaatatgGTGGTCGGAGTTTATGAAAGGAGCTGGTAGCCGGATCTGGTGGACATAAATAGTTGTCAGATGTGGTAATTTTAGGTTGTCGAAGGCGATTTTTTATATTCTGGatttgatttttcaatttttagGTGGTGATTTTTTATTTTCCGGAGGTGATTTTTGATTTGACAGTGGTGATTTTGTATTTGACGATGGTGATTTTCCGGTGGCTGCCGGTGGTGGTGGTGGCGGTGGCGGTCGGCGACGTTGGTGGCCGAAAATGGTGGTTGGAGGTAGTGGTAAGCAGAAAGAAGATATGGAAGAGGTGATAGTTAGAGATGATGAAATATAAAAGGAGGTGATAATTAGATCTAGTAATTTTTGTGATGATATTGGTGATCATAGTCGATGAACGGAGTTGGTGGCCGGATCTGGTGGATAAAAGTGGTGACCAGTTGTGATGATTTTTTTTCTCCGATGTTGATTTGTTGTTTACAGGTGCCCGGAGGGGTGATTTTTATGTTTCCGACGGTGATCTCTTATTTTGACAGCGGTGATTATATGTTTGACAGTGGTGATTTTCTGGAGGTCGCCGGAGGTAGTAATTGCCGGAAATGGTGATGTCCGACGATTGGAGGCGGCGGTGGTTGGCTGGTTTAGAAAGAAGATGGGGGAGGTGATAGTTGGTGAAGATGATGTTGAGATTTAAAATGAGTGGTGTAGATTAAAAGTAGTTTTAAATTTTGTGTGGTGTaaattagatctcatatctcattTTAAAATGAGTTCTCATTTGAGtaagaccctatatatatatatatataattggaACAATGTAAGCTCGTGGGGAGGTTTTGAGGGGACCATGGCCACCCCATTCCCCCCTAAAATCCGTCCCTGTGTAGTTTGATACAATAGAGACAATGATCAATTCGGGAACTGTGAAGGATGCTGAGTACAGCCTAGCTGAGCTAACTTGCCCATGTTTATATAATTGAATGGATGTAAAAAAATGTTTGTATTGGATACTTAAAATACAGAAGAACTGAAGATGTAGAATGTTAAAAAATAGTAAAATTACAAGTAAAATTTGAACTCAAGTAATTTTATACATTGGAGGGCTTTTTGATGGATAACTCACCCAAATGCATGTAAACTTTTTATATTTTTACGGTTAAGAATTTTCACTTGGTAAACGCAATTGAGCTAAAGTATACTGTACTCATCAATCAAAATTTTCAAAACGACCaacttaaaaaaaatatttcgTCAAATATTAATAAAGTATTTAGTATTTACTGATCAGAAGTCCATGTCAGCTACATTCTCCACATCATCCACTCACCATTCTCCTGGATCACTCCTCCATCCTCTTGTCTTGCCTTTGGACCGATTAGGACCACCTTCATTTCTGGTATCCTTATAATTTTTGTTTTATCCTTGTTGTTGGAAAATTTCTGTCTTGGTGCTTATCGTAAACTTTGTTCAACCTATTGAGACATGAATGAAATGTTAATAGAGATGTGCTTGTTTTTGTTCAACACTTGTGGTCTTGTCCGCATTTCTTAGATTTTGTCTATTAATCATCATGGTAAAAGAGCTACTAATGCAGCACATTTCCTAAGTTTCTTTTGAGTTTTTTTAGTGCactttttgcttctttttcaTTCCTTGAAAGTATGAAGATGGAGAGAGAGAGGAGGGGGAAGGAGAGAGATATAAAAGTCCGGCGATGAGTGATGGAGCGGCAGCGGCGTcaggtggtggtggtggtggaggtGGAGGTGGAGAGAGAGTGCACGGGTTGGTGTGGTGTCGATGAGAGGGAGGGATAAAAAACTGTTGGATTGGAGCAATAATTGTGTGGTAaggattaaaaaaaattataaaaaaattaaaataaaggactgagattagatctcatatctcaatATAATTAGGCATCTCATTTGagtaactatatatatatatatagattagaTAATTTGATGTGCCTCGGATATATTCACAAACCTTACACATTTTGAGGTTTTATACACATAAATTCACAGTATGGTTCTTGCGAATCCATAATGTCTCAAAAAATTTTGGCTTCAAAAGTCATGTTCTATATTTTGGCCTTCCAAAAAAAATTTCTGGTTCCGGCCCTTAGCTACACTGGTGGAAGTCGCCGCCTGCAGGTTGGGCAATCCATCTTTATATCCATCCACTTAAGTAAGCAATGTGAATGGAAGACATGTTCACATGGCGTTACCTGCACATATAGGTTCGGACAACGTTAGTTACATAGCCTTAAACTTCAAGCTGAAAGCTGTCCAAAAGTACCATGCAAAAATCTGGATGTTGAGTGAAATCAATGGGCGTCATGCAAATGACACAGTCACTGGCATGATTTACATCCTGATCCGGCCGTTATGGTAATTATATTT
The window above is part of the Apium graveolens cultivar Ventura unplaced genomic scaffold, ASM990537v1 ctg3792, whole genome shotgun sequence genome. Proteins encoded here:
- the LOC141701390 gene encoding uncharacterized protein LOC141701390 isoform X1, with the translated sequence MPAKHKCIWCGKLLFYEHKISIHLKYFGGLNAIRTNKQSKQKKGKNPELNRSEKGKGVESVDEGKEESSKKGKHYNKDKTFGAGSSTNKSEGVEYGSCNGKSTLHSVKWDRIILEELLLQQEASIGMTFVRMGFFTTNCMFDKFLNRLLVIPLSTLAGLSRSVIDYLFCQEPHSKLPDFLVFIIREHKGKIYEVIDKARAFVEVVRDATNFASADTIYGFAAYPSGENCLGNAPLVS
- the LOC141701390 gene encoding uncharacterized protein LOC141701390 isoform X2 yields the protein MPAKHKCIWCGKLLFYEHKISIHLKYFGGLNAIRTNKQSKQKKGKNPELNRSEKGKGVESVDEGKEESSKKGKHYNKDKTFGAGSSTNKSEGVEYGSCNGKSTLHSVKWDRIILEEQEASIGMTFVRMGFFTTNCMFDKFLNRLLVIPLSTLAGLSRSVIDYLFCQEPHSKLPDFLVFIIREHKGKIYEVIDKARAFVEVVRDATNFASADTIYGFAAYPSGENCLGNAPLVS
- the LOC141701390 gene encoding uncharacterized protein LOC141701390 isoform X3, whose translation is MPAKHKCIWCGKLLFYEHKISIHLKYFGGLNAIRTNKQSKQKKGKNPELNRSEKGKGVESVDEGKEESSKKGKHYNKDKTFGAGSSTNKSEGVEYGSCNGKSTLHSVKWDRIILEEEASIGMTFVRMGFFTTNCMFDKFLNRLLVIPLSTLAGLSRSVIDYLFCQEPHSKLPDFLVFIIREHKGKIYEVIDKARAFVEVVRDATNFASADTIYGFAAYPSGENCLGNAPLVS